The genomic region TCCTTGCTCAAATTCCTAGCGCCCATAAGCGCGATGGCAACCGTATCCCCAAAAACCATCTGGATCGCTGTGGAGGTCACCGGCGCCAGATCAAAGGGACACAATTCTCGCTCCAGCGGCAAATGCACATTCAGATCACACAACCCCGCCAACCCATTAGGTTTCACCGACGTCACAGATATCAAATAAACCCCCTTGGCCTTGGCGCAAGGCACAAGCCTCAACAATTCCTCCGAATTCCCACTCTTGCTGAACAGAACCAACAAATCCTTAGACGACAAAATGCCGATGTCCCCATGAAGCGCGTCGACAGGGGATAAAAACCCGGACTTCACACCAAGCGACACCAGCGTCTGCGAGATCTTCTGCGCCACAAATCCGGATTTCCCGACcccagaaaagaaaatggttCCCCTGGCATTCAAGAGGGTCTGCGTGAACGTTAGGGTTTGGGAGAGATCGAGGTTTTGGAAGAAATGGTTGAGGTACTTCTGCTGGCATTTGAAGAGATTGAGCAAATGGGTCTGATCCAATTTGGCTTTGGATAGATTCGTTTCTTCGTCTTCAGGGGCTGGAAAGGGGAGAGAAAGAGACCCCATTTTCGCTGTGTGTTTCTTGATCTTGAATTGTTGGTTAAATGGTTGGAGTGTGAGCGGCAGCGCGGGTGATGGAAGAAATTACTATGTATAGTAACTTCTCCTGCAACATGCTCACACCTCATCAATAATTGTGGGTTGTGATGGGTATAGATATGGCCCCCGCCCCATTTCTTCCTGCAATTTTCACACCCTAATTCACATACTATGCTCATTTCACTCTTCCCACCTCAAAATTCTACTTTAATgtcctttattttataatatgagttatttgattaattgtattatatttatttaaattgtttggATTGAATGATTCGATCCGCCTAAATAAATGGTTGAATTAATCGtcgtttattttaataaatacaattgaatattattaaattaaatctctTATCTAACAATATCTCGCATTGTTTTTTCAGGACCATGACCGATTTTGAATTCATCAAactctattattttaataaatacagctgaatattattgaattagaTCTCTTATCTAACAATATCTCGCATTGTCTTTTAGCATGAACGATTTTACATTCATCAAACTCTGTTGAGCTATTGATAAATCAAGATAACTTACCAAGCCTAGAAAGGGTAAGAGAAGTTATCTTGCTTACTCAATTATGGCATCCTCagtaattttgattattatatcCCTCATCGaatataaaatagattttattaactattattttaaaattataaattatttttgtacacTTCCACACACCATATAAAAGTtacagaaattcaaaaaaaatttcgcAATTATCTTATTCGATCGAGATCTAtcgatcattttttttaattattaaaataaaacgaTTCCTTATTTAAGagaaatagtaatttatattggattgacgataaaaatcaaaatttataatacaaaaaaatactttgtaaatatatattgaataactCATCCAacttaataatgaaaaataatcgAAACCTTGGCAGTTTGCATTTTCAAGATACAGAATTCTTGGCACAATTTCCGGTGAGATTTtcattggaaaaaataaataacaatcaGCAGGGccaattttgtaatttgaataaatatgtgggtgaaatataaaatttccattacaatttaaaacgTGGTGTCGGTGGATTTTCAGTTCACATGCACATCTCCATCAcatattgattattttcacAATCAACTTTTGTGG from Sesamum indicum cultivar Zhongzhi No. 13 linkage group LG3, S_indicum_v1.0, whole genome shotgun sequence harbors:
- the LOC105157327 gene encoding probable arabinose 5-phosphate isomerase isoform X1; the protein is MGSLSLPFPAPEDEETNLSKAKLDQTHLLNLFKCQQKYLNHFFQNLDLSQTLTFTQTLLNARGTIFFSGVGKSGFVAQKISQTLVSLGVKSGFLSPVDALHGDIGILSSKDLLVLFSKSGNSEELLRLVPCAKAKGVYLISVTSVKPNGLAGLCDLNVHLPLERELCPFDLAPVTSTAIQMVFGDTVAIALMGARNLSKEEYAANHPAGRIGKSLIFKVKDLMKKKEELPVCMEHDLIMDQLVELTSKGCGCLLVIDDDYHLLGTFTDGDLRRTLKASGEGIFKLTVGNMCNRKPRTIGPDAMAVEAMQKMESPPSPVQFLPVINDDNVLIGIVTLHGLVSAGL
- the LOC105157327 gene encoding probable arabinose 5-phosphate isomerase isoform X2, producing MGSLSLPFPAPEDEETNLSKAKLDQTHLLNLFKCQQKYLNHFFQNLDLSQTLTFTQTLLNARGTIFFSGVGKSGFVAQKISQTLVSLGVKSGFLSPVDALHGDIGILSSKDLLVLFSKSGNSEELLRLVPCAKAKGVYLISVTSVKPNGLAGLCDLNVHLPLERELCPFDLAPVTSTAIQMVFGDTVAIALMGARNLSKEEYAANHPAGRIGKSLIFKVKDLMKKKEELPVCMEHDLIMDQLVELTSKGCGCLLVIDDDYHLLGTFTDGDLRRTLKASGEGIFKLTVGNMCNRCSDYCLKDQ